The Geotrypetes seraphini chromosome 8, aGeoSer1.1, whole genome shotgun sequence genome includes a region encoding these proteins:
- the CHST14 gene encoding carbohydrate sulfotransferase 14: protein MPPLHPPGKSATKWPSDAVTIRQATVVTPQPRTRHPTILPLMLMFGVIVASSALLMMIEKGILAEMKTPPPQGDLAWRTSSRSNGRGVKGTDTDWQVTQDIRNRTLRTICRKRSMPHSPWELSAVQRKIVLKHILVSDEYRFLYCYVPKVACSNWKRVLKVLAGELESVDVNLKMDHKKGLVFLADLQPNEIRHRLENYFKFIFVRDPMERLLSAYRNKFGEIKEYQQKYGVEIVKRYRKNPGKVKGDDVTFSEFLHYLLDEDVEKMNEHWMPVYNLCQPCAITYDFIGSYERLREDANYVLDHIKAPAFLQFPERQAWYKPVTKEMQQYFLCNTPQDLIKELMPKYILDFSLFAYSLPNVTVAFCRH, encoded by the coding sequence ATGCCTCCGCTTCACCCACCAGGGAAAAGTGCCACCAAGTGGCCCTCTGATGCTGTCACCATTCGTCAGGCAACGGTGGTTACCCCCCAGCCCCGTACCCGCCACCCAACAATCCTACCCTTAATGCTGATGTTTGGCGTGATTGTAGCCTCCAGTGCCCTGCTTATGATGATTGAGAAAGGCATCTTAGCAGAAATGAAAACCCCACCACCTCAGGGAGACCTGGCATGGAGGACGAGCTCCAGGAGCAATGGGAGGGGGGTCAAAGGCACTGATACAGACTGGCAAGTTACACAGGACATCCGGAACCGGACCTTACGCACCATCTGTAGGAAAAGGTCCATGCCACATAGCCCCTGGGAGCTCTCAGCAGTTCAGAGGAAAATTGTCCTGAAACATATCCTAGTCAGTGATGAGTATCGCTTCCTCTATTGCTATGTCCCAAAAGTTGCATGCTCAAACTGGAAACGAGTTCTCAAAGTTCTAGCTGGTGAGCTGGAGAGTGTGGATGTGAACCTCAAGATGGATCACAAAAAGGGCCTGGTTTTCCTTGCAGACCTACAGCCAAATGAGATCAGACATCGCCTTGAGAATTACTTCAAGTTCATATTTGTCCGAGACCCCATGGAAAGACTTCTGTCTGCCTACAGGAACAAATTTGGTGAAATCAAAGAGTACCAGCAGAAGTATGGGGTCGAAATAGTTAAACGCTACCGGAAAAACCCAGGCAAGGTAAAGGGAGATGATGTTACATTTTCAGAATTCCTCCACTACTTGTTAGATGAAGATGTTGAGAAGATGAATGAACACTGGATGCCTGTATATAACCTGTGCCAGCCGTGCGCCATTACCTATGATTTCATCGGCTCCTACGAAAGGCTGAGAGAAGATGCCAATTATGTCCTCGACCATATCAAGGCTCCAGCATTCCTCCAGTTCCCAGAGAGACAAGCCTGGTACAAGCCAGTCACAAAAGAAATGCAACAGTATTTTCTGTGCAATACGCCACAGGACCTTATCAAAGAGCTGATGCCCAAATATATCCTCGATTTTTCTCTGTTTGCCTACTCCCTTCCCAATGTTACAGTTGCATTTTGCAGACattaa